A window of Panicum virgatum strain AP13 chromosome 8K, P.virgatum_v5, whole genome shotgun sequence contains these coding sequences:
- the LOC120645218 gene encoding cysteine-rich receptor-like protein kinase 10 isoform X4 produces the protein MDGNVVAIKTFIEPRPLGWEHMLAHGQLVLASKLQHQNIVKVLGYGHEVETQKSSVIMRLLKHKNRPAKGRGYFWVEEYVPNGTLYSKIHESLLDWHSVSRILEQVAQGIHYLQEQHIVHRDLKPRNILLDSDMNPKITDFDLSTVLNDDEISENNRIAGTCGYMAPEYAMHGIVSMKNDVFAFGVILLEIVGLSMCRSKPPEHHHPKYEWAWEAWEAGLTEELFDPSLFDGSQGMEIIRRWVQVGLLCVEEKQGRPAHHCGCS, from the exons ATGGATGGGAATGTGGTCGCTATCAAGACGTTTATAGAACCACGCCCATTAGGCTGGGAGCATATGCTTGCACATGGTCAACTTGTCCTAGCTTCAAAGCTTCAACACCAAAACATAGTTAAAGTTCTAGGATATGGCCATGAAGTTGAAACACAAAAATCTTCAGTGATAATGCGGCTGTTGAAACACAAAAATCGTCCAGCTAAAGGAAGAGGCTATTTCTGGGTTGAAGAATATGTGCCGAATGGAACCTTGTACTCGAAAATCCATG AGTCCTTGCTTGATTGGCATTCCGTCTCCCGGATACTTGAGCAGGTAGCCCAGGGCATACATTACCTTCAGGAACAGCACATTGTCCATAGGGATCTGAAACCAAGAAACATCCTCTTGGATTCTGATATGAATCCTAAGATTACTGATTTTGACTTATCTACGGTGTTGAATGATGATGAGATCAGTGAGAATAATCGCATAGCAGGCACTTG TGGATATATGGCTCCAGAATATGCTATGCATGGTATTGTGTCAATGAAGAACGATGTATTTGCTTTTGGCGTCATCCTCCTGGAGATCGTTGGCCTCAGTATGTGCAGATCTAAACCTCCTGAACACCACCACCCTAAGTATGAATGG GCTTGGGAGGCTTGGGAAGCAGGACTAACAGAGGAGTTGTTTGATCCGTCATTGTTTGACGGGTCTCAGGGAATGGAGATCATTAGAAGGTGGGTTCAGGTAGGACTGCTGTGCGTTGAGGAAAAACAGGGCAGACCGGCCCACCATTGCGGATGTTCTTGA
- the LOC120645218 gene encoding cysteine-rich receptor-like protein kinase 10 isoform X1: MIFMATSASWSHKAKLKVFVVSMSALKNFSLSELKDAINGGNIIGEGAFCMVYKGVLMDGNVVAIKTFIEPRPLGWEHMLAHGQLVLASKLQHQNIVKVLGYGHEVETQKSSVIMRLLKHKNRPAKGRGYFWVEEYVPNGTLYSKIHESLLDWHSVSRILEQVAQGIHYLQEQHIVHRDLKPRNILLDSDMNPKITDFDLSTVLNDDEISENNRIAGTCGYMAPEYAMHGIVSMKNDVFAFGVILLEIVGLSMCRSKPPEHHHPKYEWAWEAWEAGLTEELFDPSLFDGSQGMEIIRRWVQVGLLCVEEKQGRPAHHCGCS, from the exons ATGATTTTTATGGCCACATCAGCTTCATGGTCGCATAAAGCTAAACTAAAGGTATTTGTTGTTTCCATGTCAGCCTTAAAAAACTTCAGTTTATCTGAGTTAAAGGATGCTATAAATGGAGGAAACATCATTGGAGAAGGTGCATTCTGTATGGTCTACAAG GGTGTATTAATGGATGGGAATGTGGTCGCTATCAAGACGTTTATAGAACCACGCCCATTAGGCTGGGAGCATATGCTTGCACATGGTCAACTTGTCCTAGCTTCAAAGCTTCAACACCAAAACATAGTTAAAGTTCTAGGATATGGCCATGAAGTTGAAACACAAAAATCTTCAGTGATAATGCGGCTGTTGAAACACAAAAATCGTCCAGCTAAAGGAAGAGGCTATTTCTGGGTTGAAGAATATGTGCCGAATGGAACCTTGTACTCGAAAATCCATG AGTCCTTGCTTGATTGGCATTCCGTCTCCCGGATACTTGAGCAGGTAGCCCAGGGCATACATTACCTTCAGGAACAGCACATTGTCCATAGGGATCTGAAACCAAGAAACATCCTCTTGGATTCTGATATGAATCCTAAGATTACTGATTTTGACTTATCTACGGTGTTGAATGATGATGAGATCAGTGAGAATAATCGCATAGCAGGCACTTG TGGATATATGGCTCCAGAATATGCTATGCATGGTATTGTGTCAATGAAGAACGATGTATTTGCTTTTGGCGTCATCCTCCTGGAGATCGTTGGCCTCAGTATGTGCAGATCTAAACCTCCTGAACACCACCACCCTAAGTATGAATGG GCTTGGGAGGCTTGGGAAGCAGGACTAACAGAGGAGTTGTTTGATCCGTCATTGTTTGACGGGTCTCAGGGAATGGAGATCATTAGAAGGTGGGTTCAGGTAGGACTGCTGTGCGTTGAGGAAAAACAGGGCAGACCGGCCCACCATTGCGGATGTTCTTGA
- the LOC120645218 gene encoding cysteine-rich receptor-like protein kinase 10 isoform X2, producing the protein MLALKNFSLSELKDAINGGNIIGEGAFCMVYKGVLMDGNVVAIKTFIEPRPLGWEHMLAHGQLVLASKLQHQNIVKVLGYGHEVETQKSSVIMRLLKHKNRPAKGRGYFWVEEYVPNGTLYSKIHESLLDWHSVSRILEQVAQGIHYLQEQHIVHRDLKPRNILLDSDMNPKITDFDLSTVLNDDEISENNRIAGTCGYMAPEYAMHGIVSMKNDVFAFGVILLEIVGLSMCRSKPPEHHHPKYEWAWEAWEAGLTEELFDPSLFDGSQGMEIIRRWVQVGLLCVEEKQGRPAHHCGCS; encoded by the exons ATGCTAG CCTTAAAAAACTTCAGTTTATCTGAGTTAAAGGATGCTATAAATGGAGGAAACATCATTGGAGAAGGTGCATTCTGTATGGTCTACAAG GGTGTATTAATGGATGGGAATGTGGTCGCTATCAAGACGTTTATAGAACCACGCCCATTAGGCTGGGAGCATATGCTTGCACATGGTCAACTTGTCCTAGCTTCAAAGCTTCAACACCAAAACATAGTTAAAGTTCTAGGATATGGCCATGAAGTTGAAACACAAAAATCTTCAGTGATAATGCGGCTGTTGAAACACAAAAATCGTCCAGCTAAAGGAAGAGGCTATTTCTGGGTTGAAGAATATGTGCCGAATGGAACCTTGTACTCGAAAATCCATG AGTCCTTGCTTGATTGGCATTCCGTCTCCCGGATACTTGAGCAGGTAGCCCAGGGCATACATTACCTTCAGGAACAGCACATTGTCCATAGGGATCTGAAACCAAGAAACATCCTCTTGGATTCTGATATGAATCCTAAGATTACTGATTTTGACTTATCTACGGTGTTGAATGATGATGAGATCAGTGAGAATAATCGCATAGCAGGCACTTG TGGATATATGGCTCCAGAATATGCTATGCATGGTATTGTGTCAATGAAGAACGATGTATTTGCTTTTGGCGTCATCCTCCTGGAGATCGTTGGCCTCAGTATGTGCAGATCTAAACCTCCTGAACACCACCACCCTAAGTATGAATGG GCTTGGGAGGCTTGGGAAGCAGGACTAACAGAGGAGTTGTTTGATCCGTCATTGTTTGACGGGTCTCAGGGAATGGAGATCATTAGAAGGTGGGTTCAGGTAGGACTGCTGTGCGTTGAGGAAAAACAGGGCAGACCGGCCCACCATTGCGGATGTTCTTGA
- the LOC120645218 gene encoding cysteine-rich receptor-like protein kinase 10 isoform X3 — protein sequence MVYKGVLMDGNVVAIKTFIEPRPLGWEHMLAHGQLVLASKLQHQNIVKVLGYGHEVETQKSSVIMRLLKHKNRPAKGRGYFWVEEYVPNGTLYSKIHESLLDWHSVSRILEQVAQGIHYLQEQHIVHRDLKPRNILLDSDMNPKITDFDLSTVLNDDEISENNRIAGTCGYMAPEYAMHGIVSMKNDVFAFGVILLEIVGLSMCRSKPPEHHHPKYEWAWEAWEAGLTEELFDPSLFDGSQGMEIIRRWVQVGLLCVEEKQGRPAHHCGCS from the exons ATGGTCTACAAG GGTGTATTAATGGATGGGAATGTGGTCGCTATCAAGACGTTTATAGAACCACGCCCATTAGGCTGGGAGCATATGCTTGCACATGGTCAACTTGTCCTAGCTTCAAAGCTTCAACACCAAAACATAGTTAAAGTTCTAGGATATGGCCATGAAGTTGAAACACAAAAATCTTCAGTGATAATGCGGCTGTTGAAACACAAAAATCGTCCAGCTAAAGGAAGAGGCTATTTCTGGGTTGAAGAATATGTGCCGAATGGAACCTTGTACTCGAAAATCCATG AGTCCTTGCTTGATTGGCATTCCGTCTCCCGGATACTTGAGCAGGTAGCCCAGGGCATACATTACCTTCAGGAACAGCACATTGTCCATAGGGATCTGAAACCAAGAAACATCCTCTTGGATTCTGATATGAATCCTAAGATTACTGATTTTGACTTATCTACGGTGTTGAATGATGATGAGATCAGTGAGAATAATCGCATAGCAGGCACTTG TGGATATATGGCTCCAGAATATGCTATGCATGGTATTGTGTCAATGAAGAACGATGTATTTGCTTTTGGCGTCATCCTCCTGGAGATCGTTGGCCTCAGTATGTGCAGATCTAAACCTCCTGAACACCACCACCCTAAGTATGAATGG GCTTGGGAGGCTTGGGAAGCAGGACTAACAGAGGAGTTGTTTGATCCGTCATTGTTTGACGGGTCTCAGGGAATGGAGATCATTAGAAGGTGGGTTCAGGTAGGACTGCTGTGCGTTGAGGAAAAACAGGGCAGACCGGCCCACCATTGCGGATGTTCTTGA
- the LOC120645219 gene encoding putative receptor-like protein kinase At4g00960 isoform X1 → MADPVATVERIVKIGLKIKEAVDWVRHNEEDCREITRRVLRFSTILSQLQQTGTVADSPAMAGALEDLEETLQRALELVTACQERATTTIWRVFAAGDLSKQLRRVQEDILNKVMLASFAINAHTTILLLTIQAGGHPPPRQHQADAGLTDISNNIHSTEDARSDLNSEENIVLTGNDPPFAPLVALKNFCLSELKDAINGGNIIGEGGSCKVYKGVLMDGNVVAIKIFKRPHKLSGWWCTYDQKLLLASKLQHQNIVKVLGYGHELGSSSVIMWLLKHKIHPAKERVFFWVEEYVPNGTLYTKIHVGAFVTIFAESLLDWPSVSRILKQVAQGIHYLHEQCVVHKDLKPSNILLDSDMNPKIIDFEFSMVLNDEITESLIAGTVAYMAPEYTMRGIVSMKNDIFAFGAILLETVSRSMCRSKPRGDCGLLHVYKWAWEAWEAGLTEELFDPSLIDGSPGMEIRRWVQVGLLCIQHHREDRPSIADVLEMLNGKEELPTPKKPAYMKSDERREIR, encoded by the exons ATGGCCGATCCGGTGGCCACCGTGGAGAGGATCGTCAAGATCGGGCTCAAGATCAAGGAGGCCGTGGACTGGGTTCGCCACAACGAGGAGGATTGCCGCGAGATCACGAGGCGCGTGCTGAGGTTCAGCACCATCCTGTCGCAGCTGCAGCAGACGGGGACGGTGGCCGACAgcccggccatggccggcgcgctGGAGGACCTGGAGGAGACCCTGCAGCGTGCCCTCGAGCTGGTCACGGCCTGCCAGGAGAGGGCCACGACCACCATCTGGCGCGTCTTCGCGGCTGGGGACCTGTCGAAGCAGCTGCGCCGGGTACAAGAAGACATCTTGAACAAAGTGATGCTGGCATCCTTCGCCATCAACGCCCACACCACCATCTTGTTGCTTACTATTCAGGCTGGTGGTCATCCTCCGCCGCGGCAACACCAAGCG GATGCAGGACTGACGGATATATCGAATAACATTCATTCAACTGAAGATGCAAG GTCTGATTTGAATAGTGAGGAAAACATTGTGCTAACAGGAAATGATCCCCCCTTTGCTCCTTTAGTAG CCCTAAAAAACTTCTGTTTATCTGAGTTAAAGGATGCTATAAATGGCGGAAACATCATCGGAGAAGGTGGCTCATGTAAGGTCTACAAG GGTGTGTTAATGGATGGGAATGTGGTTGCTATCAAGATATTTAAAAGACCACACAAATTATCAGGCTGGTGGTGTACGTATGATCAAAAACTTCTCCTAGCTTCAAAGCTTCAACACCAAAACATAGTGAAAGTTCTAGGatacggccatgaacttggatCATCTTCTGTGATAATGTGGCTGTTGAAACACAAAATTCATCCAGCTAAAGAAAGAGTCTTTTTTTGGGTCGAAGAATACGTGCCAAATGGAACCTTGTACACAAAAATCCATG TGGGTGCTTTTGTTACAATTTTTGCAGAGTCCCTGCTTGATTGGCCTTCCGTCTCCCGGATACTTAAGCAGGTAGCCCAGGGCATACATTACCTACATGAACAGTGTGTTGTCCATAAAGATCTGAAACCAAGCAACATCCTCTTGGATTCTGATATGAATCCTAAGATTATTGATTTTGAGTTCTCTATGGTGTTGAATGATGAGATCACTGAGAGTCTCATAGCAGGCACAGT TGCATATATGGCTCCCGAATACACTATGCGTGGTATTGTATCAATGAAGAATGATATATTTGCTTTTGGTGCCATCCTCCTGGAGACTGTTAGCCGCAGCATGTGCAGATCTAAACCTCGAGGCGACTGCGGCTTGCTCCATGTATATAAATGG GCTTGGGAGGCTTGGGAAGCAGGACTAACAGAGGAGTTGTTTGATCCGTCATTGATTGACGGGTCTCCGGGAATGGAGATTAGAAGGTGGGTGCAGGTAGGACTGCTGTGCATTCAGCATCACAGGGAAGACCGGCCTTCCATTGCGGATGTTCTTGAGATGCTAAACGGCAAGGAAGAGTTGCCGACCCCAAAGAAACCAGCGTATATGAAATCAGACGAACGAAGGGAAATCAGATGA
- the LOC120645219 gene encoding putative receptor-like protein kinase At4g00960 isoform X2 codes for MADPVATVERIVKIGLKIKEAVDWVRHNEEDCREITRRVLRFSTILSQLQQTGTVADSPAMAGALEDLEETLQRALELVTACQERATTTIWRVFAAGDLSKQLRRVQEDILNKVMLASFAINAHTTILLLTIQAGGHPPPRQHQADAGLTDISNNIHSTEDARSDLNSEENIVLTGNDPPFAPLVALKNFCLSELKDAINGGNIIGEGGSCKVYKGVLMDGNVVAIKIFKRPHKLSGWWCTYDQKLLLASKLQHQNIVKVLGYGHELGSSSVIMWLLKHKIHPAKERVFFWVEEYVPNGTLYTKIHESLLDWPSVSRILKQVAQGIHYLHEQCVVHKDLKPSNILLDSDMNPKIIDFEFSMVLNDEITESLIAGTVAYMAPEYTMRGIVSMKNDIFAFGAILLETVSRSMCRSKPRGDCGLLHVYKWAWEAWEAGLTEELFDPSLIDGSPGMEIRRWVQVGLLCIQHHREDRPSIADVLEMLNGKEELPTPKKPAYMKSDERREIR; via the exons ATGGCCGATCCGGTGGCCACCGTGGAGAGGATCGTCAAGATCGGGCTCAAGATCAAGGAGGCCGTGGACTGGGTTCGCCACAACGAGGAGGATTGCCGCGAGATCACGAGGCGCGTGCTGAGGTTCAGCACCATCCTGTCGCAGCTGCAGCAGACGGGGACGGTGGCCGACAgcccggccatggccggcgcgctGGAGGACCTGGAGGAGACCCTGCAGCGTGCCCTCGAGCTGGTCACGGCCTGCCAGGAGAGGGCCACGACCACCATCTGGCGCGTCTTCGCGGCTGGGGACCTGTCGAAGCAGCTGCGCCGGGTACAAGAAGACATCTTGAACAAAGTGATGCTGGCATCCTTCGCCATCAACGCCCACACCACCATCTTGTTGCTTACTATTCAGGCTGGTGGTCATCCTCCGCCGCGGCAACACCAAGCG GATGCAGGACTGACGGATATATCGAATAACATTCATTCAACTGAAGATGCAAG GTCTGATTTGAATAGTGAGGAAAACATTGTGCTAACAGGAAATGATCCCCCCTTTGCTCCTTTAGTAG CCCTAAAAAACTTCTGTTTATCTGAGTTAAAGGATGCTATAAATGGCGGAAACATCATCGGAGAAGGTGGCTCATGTAAGGTCTACAAG GGTGTGTTAATGGATGGGAATGTGGTTGCTATCAAGATATTTAAAAGACCACACAAATTATCAGGCTGGTGGTGTACGTATGATCAAAAACTTCTCCTAGCTTCAAAGCTTCAACACCAAAACATAGTGAAAGTTCTAGGatacggccatgaacttggatCATCTTCTGTGATAATGTGGCTGTTGAAACACAAAATTCATCCAGCTAAAGAAAGAGTCTTTTTTTGGGTCGAAGAATACGTGCCAAATGGAACCTTGTACACAAAAATCCATG AGTCCCTGCTTGATTGGCCTTCCGTCTCCCGGATACTTAAGCAGGTAGCCCAGGGCATACATTACCTACATGAACAGTGTGTTGTCCATAAAGATCTGAAACCAAGCAACATCCTCTTGGATTCTGATATGAATCCTAAGATTATTGATTTTGAGTTCTCTATGGTGTTGAATGATGAGATCACTGAGAGTCTCATAGCAGGCACAGT TGCATATATGGCTCCCGAATACACTATGCGTGGTATTGTATCAATGAAGAATGATATATTTGCTTTTGGTGCCATCCTCCTGGAGACTGTTAGCCGCAGCATGTGCAGATCTAAACCTCGAGGCGACTGCGGCTTGCTCCATGTATATAAATGG GCTTGGGAGGCTTGGGAAGCAGGACTAACAGAGGAGTTGTTTGATCCGTCATTGATTGACGGGTCTCCGGGAATGGAGATTAGAAGGTGGGTGCAGGTAGGACTGCTGTGCATTCAGCATCACAGGGAAGACCGGCCTTCCATTGCGGATGTTCTTGAGATGCTAAACGGCAAGGAAGAGTTGCCGACCCCAAAGAAACCAGCGTATATGAAATCAGACGAACGAAGGGAAATCAGATGA